A portion of the Granulosicoccus antarcticus IMCC3135 genome contains these proteins:
- a CDS encoding IS630 family transposase, whose amino-acid sequence MWCIAPKEDAGFVCQMEAVLDVYKRPFDAEYPVVCMDETTKQCTREVQKPIPASPGQSERYDGEYERNGVAHLMVFYTPLESRRTVRIADNHASGEWAEGVRDLVENQYPHAKKITLVMDNLSTHSGASLYRTFEPAVAHALMQKLEFVFTPKHGSWLNMAECEFSVLARQCLDRRIADVPTLTKEIAAWQTHRNENAKPADWRFTTDDARIKLKRLYPKVSCS is encoded by the coding sequence ATGTGGTGCATAGCGCCTAAAGAGGACGCGGGGTTTGTCTGCCAGATGGAGGCTGTACTGGATGTGTATAAAAGACCTTTTGATGCAGAGTATCCTGTGGTTTGTATGGACGAGACAACCAAACAATGCACGCGTGAGGTACAAAAACCGATCCCGGCATCGCCTGGCCAAAGTGAGCGCTACGACGGAGAGTACGAGCGCAATGGAGTTGCCCACCTGATGGTGTTCTATACGCCATTGGAGAGTCGACGCACGGTGCGTATTGCCGACAATCATGCGTCGGGCGAATGGGCCGAAGGCGTCCGTGACCTGGTGGAGAATCAATACCCCCACGCGAAAAAGATCACGCTGGTTATGGACAACCTGAGCACTCATAGCGGAGCCTCCCTATACAGAACGTTCGAACCCGCCGTGGCACATGCGCTTATGCAGAAGCTTGAGTTTGTCTTTACACCCAAGCATGGCAGTTGGTTGAATATGGCTGAATGTGAGTTCAGCGTTCTGGCCAGGCAATGTTTGGATCGACGCATTGCCGACGTGCCTACGCTGACCAAGGAGATAGCCGCATGGCAGACCCATCGCAACGAGAACGCCAAGCCTGCCGACTGGCGCTTTACAACCGACGATGCTCGTATCAAACTCAAAAGGCTTTACCCGAAAGTATCATGCAGTTAA
- a CDS encoding helix-turn-helix domain-containing protein yields MPKRHVVKLSEEERHALEQICKTGRIAAQKRRHAQILLLVDQGEHGPSMTDAEVAERMELTTRCIAKTRQRCVEEGLELALQRKRRSRERTARLDGDAEARLVSLACSDAPEGQVRWTLKLLSERLIELEIVESVAYETVRQVLKKHHKTLAETHVVHSA; encoded by the coding sequence ATGCCTAAGCGTCATGTGGTTAAGTTGTCCGAAGAAGAGCGCCATGCTCTGGAGCAGATCTGTAAAACGGGACGCATAGCGGCGCAGAAGCGACGACATGCACAGATTTTGTTACTGGTTGATCAAGGAGAGCATGGTCCTTCGATGACCGATGCCGAGGTTGCTGAGCGAATGGAACTGACCACCCGTTGCATCGCAAAGACACGCCAGCGATGTGTGGAAGAAGGATTGGAACTGGCGCTGCAGCGTAAGAGACGCAGTCGAGAGCGAACGGCAAGATTGGATGGCGATGCGGAGGCCAGGCTAGTAAGCCTGGCTTGCAGTGATGCGCCAGAAGGCCAGGTGCGTTGGACGTTGAAGCTGTTGAGCGAGCGTCTGATTGAGCTGGAAATTGTCGAAAGCGTGGCTTATGAAACGGTGCGTCAAGTTTTAAAAAAACATCATAAAACCTTGGCAGAAACGCATGTGGTGCATAGCGCCTAA
- a CDS encoding tyrosine-type recombinase/integrase has protein sequence MKSIAPVGPLNRQVVSSIVRRAIDRAGIDAPSCGAHLLRHSAATQMLAHGATLEQIGSILRHANINTTAIYAKVDTTLLEGVAAAWPEHNLSVETEPPKWEFVSGELS, from the coding sequence ATGAAAAGTATTGCTCCCGTGGGCCCCTTGAACCGACAGGTTGTCTCATCTATCGTACGGCGGGCAATTGATCGCGCAGGTATTGATGCGCCTTCGTGTGGTGCACATCTGTTACGTCACTCAGCAGCTACCCAGATGCTCGCACACGGTGCAACACTTGAACAGATTGGCTCAATACTTCGGCACGCAAATATCAACACGACGGCGATCTATGCGAAGGTCGATACTACACTGCTTGAGGGCGTTGCAGCTGCTTGGCCAGAGCATAATCTGTCGGTGGAGACTGAGCCACCAAAGTGGGAGTTTGTTTCAGGAGAGCTCTCATGA
- a CDS encoding tyrosine-type recombinase/integrase, which translates to MSSAVEEYLILRRSTGYKLQETADVLRSYLKIAAERGEDYVKVATAIEWARRGTSPARCARRLRVLGLFAEHVRVEDTRHQVIPRDSFPPVRVLRYPPRIFSTSEIVQVLQLTDTLGPPGSIRALTYRTIFGLLFATGLRRAELLRLCFADVQPAGLLIRETKFAKSRQLPLHPSTAAALERYLEVRRALVAETDSLFLSFRRRPLDGSSLLVTFQTLCEQAGIKGAGARRKPRLHDLRHSFAVHALERCSAEREGVERHMLALSTYLGHSKPSDTYWYLEQTPELMRGIANACDKASSGGAP; encoded by the coding sequence ATGAGCTCAGCGGTGGAGGAGTACCTGATATTGCGTCGTTCAACTGGCTATAAGCTTCAAGAAACAGCCGACGTGTTACGTAGTTACCTTAAAATTGCAGCTGAAAGGGGCGAGGATTACGTGAAAGTGGCCACTGCGATCGAGTGGGCTCGACGCGGTACGAGCCCAGCACGATGTGCACGGCGACTAAGAGTACTGGGGCTGTTTGCCGAGCACGTGCGTGTCGAGGATACACGCCACCAAGTGATACCTCGCGATAGCTTTCCACCCGTACGTGTGCTCCGTTACCCCCCGCGGATCTTCTCAACGAGCGAGATCGTTCAGGTACTTCAGCTCACTGACACACTCGGCCCGCCTGGCTCGATAAGAGCACTGACGTATCGAACAATCTTCGGTTTATTGTTTGCGACCGGACTTCGTCGAGCAGAGTTATTGCGCTTATGCTTTGCAGATGTGCAGCCGGCTGGACTGCTCATCCGCGAGACAAAGTTTGCCAAGAGCCGGCAGTTGCCACTACATCCAAGCACGGCAGCTGCACTTGAGCGCTATCTTGAAGTACGTCGCGCTCTAGTGGCTGAGACTGACTCATTGTTCCTCTCGTTTCGTCGTCGACCTCTCGACGGATCGAGCTTGCTTGTGACATTCCAAACTCTTTGCGAGCAAGCTGGTATCAAGGGAGCTGGGGCTAGACGCAAGCCCCGTCTACATGACCTAAGACATAGTTTTGCCGTTCATGCGCTTGAACGTTGCTCAGCAGAACGCGAAGGAGTTGAACGGCATATGCTGGCGCTATCCACCTACCTCGGGCACAGTAAACCAAGTGACACATACTGGTATCTCGAACAAACACCGGAATTGATGCGTGGAATAGCAAACGCATGCGATAAAGCAAGTTCCGGAGGTGCCCCATGA
- a CDS encoding site-specific integrase — protein MSDLAPHVSAWLRERLPRELGASENTCETYTHALRLWFEYAAKHHKVRPSQLTLEQLDVSTVTGFCEYLETIRGNTARTRNTRLATIRSFMRFVEYRVPAALDQVRQIRAIPNKCWATIILAGRRQLS, from the coding sequence ATGAGTGATCTGGCACCTCATGTGAGTGCATGGCTTCGAGAGCGCTTGCCGCGTGAGCTCGGAGCTAGTGAGAACACTTGTGAGACGTACACACACGCGCTTCGCCTATGGTTCGAATATGCCGCCAAGCATCATAAAGTTCGCCCTTCTCAGCTCACGCTTGAACAACTGGATGTGTCAACGGTCACCGGGTTCTGTGAGTATTTGGAAACAATCCGTGGCAACACCGCACGGACTCGAAACACCCGACTCGCAACAATCAGATCGTTCATGCGCTTTGTAGAATACAGGGTGCCAGCAGCGCTCGACCAAGTCCGTCAGATCCGCGCCATACCGAATAAGTGTTGGGCGACAATTATCCTGGCCGGTAGACGACAACTATCTTGA
- the istA gene encoding IS21 family transposase — translation MSGKKITRFQENRYMSSRTAGDSQQVASAKAGISVRSGRRIDKGERTEPDAVRQWRTRTDPLKDVWQSECVPLLEREPELTGLTLWEHLEEIYPAQYPFSLLRTLQRRVKKWQATDGPAKAVMFRQAMPPGLQGLSDFTVPNSPVTIAGEPFEHLLYQFRLAYSGWRSVTIIRGGESYSALADGLQSALRKLGGAPLEHRSDSLSAAYVNASQKRYLTDSYNGLCQHYGMRPTTNNLGVSHENGAIESAHGALKHRIDQALKLRGSSDFSDVRTYRVFLFRIVEKLNKRSRERLGEERAELQALPMDRFIDYRELSVRVTTSSTIDVKRTLYTVPSQLMGEKLRIHLYHDRLQCYLGQTKVLQLPRVYPDKPDGRARRIDYSHIIHSLVCKPQAFRFCQFRDDILPGAFYRQLWSLAEAQFTPQMACKWIVNVLRIAHDYDCEQLLVRGLLKEAEDVELPTLETLQSRYLPRTNVPPIPVRQHCIIDYDELLEGQWTAQEACHG, via the coding sequence TTGTCTGGAAAGAAAATCACTCGATTTCAGGAAAACAGATACATGAGCAGTCGAACAGCAGGAGATTCACAACAGGTTGCATCAGCCAAGGCGGGCATTAGCGTACGCTCTGGCCGACGCATTGATAAAGGTGAGCGCACAGAGCCAGATGCGGTGCGACAGTGGCGCACACGCACCGACCCTTTGAAAGATGTCTGGCAGTCAGAGTGCGTGCCGTTATTGGAACGAGAGCCGGAACTGACCGGCTTGACGTTGTGGGAGCATCTCGAAGAGATCTACCCAGCGCAGTACCCCTTCAGTCTGCTTCGCACCTTACAGAGACGTGTGAAGAAATGGCAAGCCACAGACGGGCCTGCCAAGGCGGTGATGTTCCGTCAAGCCATGCCGCCCGGGCTTCAGGGTTTATCTGATTTCACCGTGCCCAATTCACCGGTCACTATCGCTGGTGAGCCATTTGAGCATTTGCTGTATCAATTCCGGCTTGCTTACAGTGGCTGGCGTTCGGTCACTATCATTCGCGGAGGTGAGAGCTATAGCGCTTTGGCTGACGGTCTTCAAAGCGCATTGCGCAAATTAGGCGGTGCCCCGCTTGAACACCGTAGCGATTCTCTGTCGGCAGCTTATGTCAATGCCAGTCAGAAGCGCTATCTGACCGACAGCTACAACGGGCTATGCCAGCATTACGGGATGCGTCCCACCACTAACAACCTAGGTGTAAGCCATGAAAATGGGGCTATTGAGAGCGCTCATGGCGCTCTAAAGCACCGGATCGATCAAGCATTGAAACTGCGTGGGTCTTCGGATTTCTCCGATGTCAGAACCTACCGTGTGTTCCTGTTTCGGATAGTCGAGAAGTTAAACAAACGTTCCCGGGAACGTCTGGGGGAGGAACGGGCCGAGTTGCAAGCGCTGCCAATGGATCGGTTTATAGACTACCGGGAACTGAGTGTGCGTGTGACAACCAGTAGCACGATTGACGTCAAACGCACCTTGTATACCGTGCCCTCACAGTTGATGGGCGAGAAGTTGCGTATTCATCTGTATCACGACCGCCTGCAGTGCTACCTGGGTCAGACCAAGGTGTTGCAACTGCCGCGCGTCTACCCAGATAAACCAGACGGGCGTGCCCGGCGCATCGACTACTCTCACATCATCCACTCGTTGGTCTGCAAGCCGCAAGCGTTCCGCTTTTGTCAGTTTCGCGATGACATTCTGCCCGGCGCATTCTATCGGCAATTGTGGTCATTGGCAGAGGCGCAGTTTACGCCGCAAATGGCCTGCAAATGGATCGTGAATGTGCTGCGTATCGCCCACGATTACGATTGTGAGCAGCTGCTGGTACGCGGGCTGTTGAAAGAGGCCGAGGATGTGGAGCTGCCCACGTTGGAGACACTGCAATCGCGCTACCTGCCACGTACCAACGTGCCGCCAATTCCTGTGCGACAGCATTGTATTATTGATTACGACGAGCTACTTGAAGGCCAGTGGACGGCGCAGGAGGCCTGTCATGGATGA
- the istB gene encoding IS21-like element helper ATPase IstB gives MDESLPIMLRQLRLPAFTDHHQRAAQQATEKAWDYAHYLGYLCEQEIARRYESRVHTWSREAKLPAGKSFATLDMSALPAPVQKKVIALREDTQWAKQNENVLLIGPSGVGKSHLAAALTLNLIEQGVRARWMSATALVQHLQQAKKSLELMGAMTRLDKYRVLVIDDIGYVRKSDSETQVLFEFIAHRYESGSLIVTSNQPFSQWDQVFPDALMTVAAIDRIIHHATILEINGQSYRKKNRKQKQDDETEKSEPEA, from the coding sequence ATGGATGAGTCGCTGCCAATCATGCTACGCCAGTTGCGCTTACCGGCATTCACCGATCATCATCAGCGCGCCGCACAGCAGGCTACGGAGAAGGCGTGGGATTACGCTCATTATCTGGGTTATCTATGCGAGCAGGAAATCGCTCGGCGCTATGAGAGTCGGGTTCACACCTGGAGCCGTGAGGCCAAATTGCCCGCGGGCAAGAGCTTTGCGACACTGGATATGAGCGCGCTGCCTGCGCCGGTCCAGAAAAAGGTGATTGCGCTGCGCGAGGATACGCAGTGGGCGAAGCAGAATGAAAACGTGCTGCTTATCGGCCCCTCGGGTGTCGGTAAGTCTCACCTGGCGGCCGCTCTGACGCTGAACCTGATCGAACAAGGAGTCAGAGCTCGATGGATGTCGGCCACCGCTCTGGTTCAACACCTGCAGCAGGCCAAGAAATCGTTGGAGCTGATGGGTGCGATGACGAGATTGGACAAGTACCGCGTACTGGTAATTGACGATATTGGCTATGTGCGCAAAAGCGATTCTGAGACCCAGGTGCTGTTTGAGTTCATTGCTCATCGTTACGAGAGTGGCAGCCTGATTGTCACGTCAAATCAGCCGTTCAGCCAATGGGATCAGGTATTTCCAGACGCTTTGATGACCGTGGCGGCGATAGACCGGATTATCCATCACGCAACGATTCTGGAGATCAACGGGCAGAGTTATCGGAAGAAAAACCGCAAGCAAAAGCAGGACGATGAGACTGAGAAATCAGAACCGGAGGCCTAG
- the ltrA gene encoding group II intron reverse transcriptase/maturase has translation MTVTKPFDIPKRLVWEAYQRVRSNKGSAGVDGQSIESFDRERDKNLYKIWNRMSSGSYFPPAVKAVPILKKSGGTRMLGVPTVSDRIAQTAASLLLEPLLEPVFHADSYGYRPARSAHDALSVTRKRCWRYDWVLEYDIRGLFDNIDHELLLKALRHHCKIQWVLLYVTRWLTAPMQTGDQVAGLRTVGLPQGGPLSPILSNLFLHYALDHWLSMYHPSIPFCRYADDGVLHCRSEAEATEILCALKQRLDQCGLELHPDKTRIVYCKDCDRTGTYENVQFDFLGYSFRPRRFIDRQGRVKATFTPAVSRQAMTAMRQSLRRRRLQLHSELSLEDLARTLNPRVSGWINYYCRFRGSEFQPVADHIDRVIVRWAMRKFKRLRGHKTRAYRWLDRVRSKSPYLFVHWTGRGSFSVGAMGAR, from the coding sequence ATGACAGTAACAAAACCGTTTGATATTCCTAAACGCTTGGTGTGGGAGGCATACCAGCGGGTCAGGTCCAATAAGGGATCGGCCGGTGTTGACGGGCAATCGATTGAGTCATTTGATCGAGAGCGAGACAAGAACCTCTATAAGATCTGGAATCGGATGTCATCAGGCAGCTACTTTCCGCCTGCGGTCAAAGCGGTGCCGATTTTAAAGAAATCAGGAGGGACAAGGATGTTAGGAGTGCCGACTGTCAGTGACAGAATTGCACAGACAGCGGCGTCTCTGTTGCTGGAACCCCTACTGGAGCCTGTGTTTCATGCAGACTCCTATGGATACCGGCCCGCAAGATCAGCACATGACGCACTTTCTGTAACGCGCAAGCGATGCTGGAGGTACGATTGGGTGCTGGAGTACGATATTCGCGGCTTGTTTGACAACATTGACCATGAGCTTTTGCTCAAAGCACTCCGTCATCACTGTAAGATTCAGTGGGTATTGTTGTATGTGACACGTTGGTTGACAGCTCCAATGCAAACTGGAGATCAGGTTGCAGGATTGAGGACGGTCGGTTTGCCGCAAGGCGGCCCACTGTCTCCAATTTTATCGAATTTGTTTCTTCACTATGCACTGGATCACTGGCTATCAATGTACCACCCATCAATTCCTTTTTGTCGTTACGCAGATGATGGGGTCTTGCATTGTAGAAGCGAAGCTGAAGCCACAGAGATACTGTGTGCGCTGAAGCAGCGACTCGATCAATGTGGGCTGGAGCTGCATCCGGATAAAACCCGGATTGTGTATTGCAAGGATTGCGATCGAACAGGGACTTACGAGAACGTCCAATTTGACTTTCTAGGCTACAGTTTTCGGCCTAGGCGTTTCATTGATCGTCAGGGCCGAGTTAAGGCAACTTTCACCCCCGCTGTGAGCCGTCAAGCTATGACAGCAATGCGTCAGTCACTTCGGCGCAGACGGTTACAGTTGCACAGTGAATTATCACTGGAAGATTTGGCCAGAACCTTGAATCCTCGCGTCAGCGGATGGATTAACTACTACTGTCGCTTTCGAGGTTCTGAGTTCCAACCTGTTGCTGATCATATCGACAGGGTTATTGTTCGCTGGGCCATGAGGAAATTCAAACGCCTTCGGGGTCATAAAACCAGAGCGTATCGGTGGCTGGATCGTGTAAGGAGTAAGTCCCCCTATCTGTTCGTACATTGGACAGGTCGCGGGTCTTTTTCGGTTGGCGCAATGGGAGCCCGGTGA
- a CDS encoding tyrosine-type recombinase/integrase, producing MIGYLDPQQIDALLNAPDPSTRIGIRDRAMIHLCLAAGLRVTELVTLPMNALTLHSESAVHVVGKGRRERALPLCVFAGSKARLFAGEFFNK from the coding sequence TTGATAGGATATCTAGATCCGCAGCAGATCGACGCGCTGTTGAACGCGCCCGATCCGTCCACCCGAATTGGTATCAGGGACAGGGCAATGATCCACTTGTGTTTGGCGGCGGGACTACGAGTCACCGAGCTGGTGACACTACCGATGAACGCGCTTACTTTGCATAGTGAATCCGCCGTTCATGTCGTCGGTAAAGGTAGACGCGAACGAGCTTTACCACTATGTGTCTTTGCTGGATCAAAAGCGCGGCTATTTGCCGGAGAGTTTTTCAATAAATGA
- the istB gene encoding IS21-like element helper ATPase IstB, producing MTTPLNSELQQRALALKLHGLLAHWDELSKDQIAWIPSLLQWEEVERTQRGLERRLSSAHIGRFKPLADFDWQWPEQCDKGAISELMNLEFIHETSNIILIGSNGLGKSTVAQNITHEAVMQGHTALYVNAAEMLGDLASQDGDNALRRRLRYYAHPSLLVIDELGYLSYGDRHADLLFEIVNRRYEKKPIIVTTNKPFSEWASMFPNNGSVVSIVDRLVHHSEILVIKGESYRVHEAKKRAASKKGTRAKVTRTPKPKGKDS from the coding sequence ATGACGACTCCATTAAATAGTGAATTACAACAACGCGCCCTGGCCTTGAAACTTCATGGCCTTCTAGCACATTGGGATGAACTCTCAAAGGATCAGATTGCCTGGATCCCCTCTTTGCTGCAGTGGGAAGAGGTAGAACGAACACAGCGCGGCCTTGAACGACGTCTAAGCAGCGCTCACATTGGGCGCTTCAAGCCACTGGCAGACTTCGACTGGCAATGGCCTGAACAATGCGACAAAGGCGCCATCTCGGAGCTGATGAATCTGGAGTTTATTCACGAGACAAGCAATATCATACTGATCGGTTCAAATGGCTTGGGCAAATCCACTGTGGCTCAAAACATCACGCATGAAGCGGTGATGCAAGGTCATACCGCGTTGTATGTCAATGCTGCCGAAATGCTTGGAGATCTGGCATCACAGGATGGTGATAACGCGTTGCGACGCCGGCTCAGATATTACGCTCACCCCTCATTGCTGGTCATTGATGAGTTGGGCTATCTGTCCTATGGCGATCGACATGCGGATCTTCTATTTGAGATCGTCAACCGTCGCTACGAGAAGAAGCCGATCATTGTTACTACCAACAAACCGTTTAGCGAATGGGCATCCATGTTCCCCAACAACGGCAGTGTGGTCTCCATTGTTGATCGACTGGTGCATCATTCAGAAATACTGGTGATCAAGGGTGAATCGTATCGAGTCCATGAGGCCAAAAAAAGAGCAGCTTCAAAGAAAGGGACCCGAGCCAAAGTGACAAGAACGCCCAAACCAAAAGGCAAAGACTCATGA
- the istA gene encoding IS21 family transposase, translated as MTIHAELHSQILRLHFVEHWGVNTIARQLHIHHSVVERVLSQVGVPQSERTESRSIRDPYNDFIVATLDKFPDLTATRLYVMACNRGYNGCSSHFRARVAELRPRKNPEAFQRLKTFPGEQMQCDWGSFGHLQIGRAKRPLMAFVMVLSWSRMIFVRFYLNARMESFLRGHVAAFEHLGVARVVLYDNLKSAVIQRHGDAITFNPELLKLSAHYRFEPRPCAPYRGNEKGRVERGVRFIRENFFAARDFRDLDDLNRQADQWCTEHSTQRPCQADTSITVGEAFEKEKEHLIALPDNPYPADDRVSVSIGKTPYARYDLNDYSLPHTHVRRVLTVLASMGTVRITDGAKVIASHVRSYGKGEQIEDPAHLQALVNYKRRGRAHRGQDRLSQSAPSSTALLTQGAKRGYRPSQVVAQLLNLLDSYGAQELEHAIAEALRQQVPHPNAVRIVLERRRDEHNRPPPLIVPLPANARANHIVVRPGSLDCYDQLSDNDNDNDNDNSVPGETDDDSIK; from the coding sequence ATGACGATTCATGCTGAGTTGCATAGCCAGATTCTACGGCTTCACTTTGTCGAGCACTGGGGTGTCAATACCATCGCCCGCCAGCTGCATATTCATCACAGCGTGGTTGAACGTGTACTGAGCCAGGTTGGTGTGCCACAATCTGAGCGAACCGAGTCACGATCGATACGCGATCCCTACAACGACTTCATCGTAGCCACGCTGGACAAGTTCCCCGATCTGACCGCTACTCGCCTATATGTGATGGCATGTAATCGCGGGTATAACGGGTGTTCCAGTCACTTTCGTGCTCGCGTGGCGGAGCTGCGTCCCCGGAAAAATCCGGAGGCCTTCCAGCGTCTCAAGACTTTTCCAGGAGAACAAATGCAATGTGACTGGGGCTCATTCGGTCATCTGCAAATCGGCCGGGCCAAGCGTCCGTTGATGGCCTTTGTGATGGTGCTTTCCTGGAGCCGCATGATCTTCGTACGCTTCTATCTTAACGCACGCATGGAGAGTTTTCTGCGGGGACATGTTGCTGCCTTCGAGCATCTCGGCGTTGCTCGAGTTGTATTGTACGACAACCTGAAATCGGCTGTCATTCAACGCCACGGTGATGCGATCACATTCAATCCCGAACTGCTAAAACTCTCGGCACACTATCGTTTCGAACCGCGCCCCTGCGCACCGTACAGGGGGAATGAGAAGGGCCGAGTTGAAAGAGGAGTTCGTTTTATACGCGAGAATTTCTTTGCGGCCCGTGACTTCCGTGATCTGGATGATCTGAATAGACAGGCCGACCAATGGTGCACTGAGCACAGTACCCAACGCCCTTGCCAGGCGGATACATCAATCACGGTCGGTGAAGCGTTTGAAAAGGAGAAGGAGCACCTGATTGCATTACCGGACAATCCGTATCCAGCCGATGATCGGGTCAGTGTGTCCATCGGAAAAACACCGTACGCACGCTACGATCTCAACGATTATAGCTTGCCACACACTCATGTGCGTCGCGTGCTGACAGTACTTGCCTCGATGGGCACGGTGCGAATCACTGATGGTGCCAAGGTGATTGCCAGCCATGTTCGCAGTTATGGTAAAGGCGAACAGATTGAAGATCCTGCGCATCTGCAGGCACTCGTTAACTACAAGCGTCGGGGGCGTGCACACCGCGGCCAGGATCGGCTTTCGCAGTCTGCACCGAGCAGTACTGCACTACTGACACAAGGCGCCAAGCGTGGCTACCGGCCTAGCCAGGTGGTTGCCCAGCTACTGAACCTGCTGGACAGCTACGGGGCACAGGAGCTTGAACACGCCATTGCAGAGGCATTGAGACAACAGGTTCCACATCCCAATGCTGTGCGCATTGTGCTTGAACGACGGCGTGATGAGCACAACCGTCCACCACCACTGATCGTACCCTTGCCAGCTAACGCACGCGCTAATCACATTGTCGTGCGCCCGGGCTCATTGGATTGCTATGACCAGTTGAGCGACAACGACAACGACAACGACAACGACAATAGCGTGCCGGGAGAGACAGATGACGACTCCATTAAATAG
- the istA gene encoding IS21 family transposase — translation MRKIKTILRLHFEAGLSQRQIASSQNIGYGTVSNYLKRARQAGLSWPLPDGMSERDLGAALFPPASAGRATDFVAPDFPTLQQELSTKGMTLLLLWEEYREMYPDNGYSYSHFCNRYKDWLGTQKRSMRQVHIAGEKCFVDYAGRTVPIVDAATGELVNAQIFVAVLGASGYTFAHASLSQTEADWIHSHNAAFDFFGGITQIVVPDCLKSAVTKPHPWVAKINATYQSWADYSGTVIIPARVRKPYAQRLDMRSSSGQTVSVGLWPLEQLSIAICHLAVGSIHPLP, via the coding sequence ATGCGAAAGATCAAAACCATCCTGCGTCTGCACTTCGAAGCTGGCCTGAGCCAGCGGCAGATTGCGTCCTCCCAGAACATCGGCTACGGCACGGTGTCCAACTATCTCAAGCGTGCTCGCCAAGCTGGGCTGTCATGGCCATTGCCTGACGGCATGAGTGAACGAGACCTGGGCGCTGCTTTGTTTCCGCCCGCCAGTGCTGGCCGCGCTACTGACTTTGTGGCCCCTGATTTCCCCACCCTGCAGCAGGAATTGTCAACCAAGGGCATGACACTGCTGTTGCTGTGGGAGGAGTACCGCGAGATGTACCCCGACAACGGCTACAGCTACTCGCATTTCTGCAATCGCTACAAGGACTGGCTCGGCACACAGAAGCGCTCCATGCGTCAGGTGCACATCGCTGGCGAGAAGTGCTTCGTCGATTACGCTGGCCGGACAGTACCGATCGTCGATGCCGCCACCGGTGAGTTGGTCAATGCGCAGATCTTTGTGGCGGTACTCGGTGCATCGGGCTATACGTTTGCGCACGCCTCGCTATCGCAGACAGAGGCGGACTGGATTCACAGCCATAATGCAGCCTTCGACTTCTTCGGTGGAATTACCCAGATTGTGGTTCCCGACTGCTTGAAGTCGGCAGTCACAAAACCTCACCCCTGGGTGGCCAAAATCAACGCTACCTATCAGAGTTGGGCGGACTACTCCGGCACGGTCATCATTCCAGCGAGGGTCAGAAAACCTTATGCCCAGCGCTTGGATATGCGGAGCTCCAGCGGCCAGACGGTATCAGTAGGGCTTTGGCCGCTGGAGCAGCTCAGCATAGCTATTTGCCATTTAGCAGTTGGATCAATTCATCCGTTGCCCTGA